The proteins below come from a single Micromonospora citrea genomic window:
- a CDS encoding DsbA family protein, with protein sequence MTTPLQVTARLRTPVTEDDHVRGPLDAPVTIVEYGDFQCRFCGAAYRNLQEVLRQRADTVRLAYRHFPIVNMHPYAEHAAEASEAAGRRGRFWAMHDWLYEHQDQLDPVHLSLGVTQLGLPAEEVAAEVERQAHGDRVRRDFVGGIRSGVDATPTLFVNGIRHDVGYDLADLLAAVDAAATA encoded by the coding sequence ATGACGACGCCACTGCAGGTCACCGCCCGCCTGCGGACCCCGGTGACCGAGGACGACCACGTCCGCGGGCCCCTGGACGCGCCGGTGACGATCGTCGAGTACGGCGACTTCCAGTGCCGGTTCTGCGGTGCCGCGTACCGGAACCTGCAGGAGGTGCTGCGGCAACGGGCCGACACGGTCCGGCTGGCGTACCGGCACTTCCCCATCGTCAACATGCACCCGTACGCCGAGCACGCCGCCGAGGCGAGCGAGGCGGCCGGGCGGCGGGGCCGGTTCTGGGCGATGCATGACTGGCTCTACGAGCACCAGGACCAGCTCGACCCGGTACACCTGTCGCTCGGCGTCACGCAGCTCGGGCTGCCCGCCGAGGAGGTCGCCGCGGAGGTGGAACGGCAGGCGCACGGCGACCGGGTGCGGCGGGACTTCGTCGGCGGCATCCGCAGCGGCGTCGACGCCACCCCCACCCTGTTCGTCAACGGGATCCGCCACGACGTCGGCTACGACCTGGCCGACCTCCTGGCCGCGGTCGACGCCGCCGCCACTGCCTGA
- a CDS encoding BON domain-containing protein, with translation MAIATISRTDQDIQSAVLDELTWEPRVRPNEIGVTVSEGVVTLTGRVDSYAKKWAAERAAHRVARVRAVANDLAVRLGTGAERADPDIAAAAGHALEWDAFVPLEGLDVTVSHGWVTLHGEVDWEYQRHAAERSVARLTGVRGVSNGITVRPDVRPDGHALAERIVDALARNRATEAERITVRVHGDTVVLGGLVHSMPERAEVERTAWNAPGIREVQNHIAVAPVLG, from the coding sequence ATGGCCATCGCGACGATCAGCCGTACCGACCAGGACATCCAGTCCGCCGTGCTCGACGAGCTGACCTGGGAGCCCCGGGTACGGCCGAACGAGATCGGCGTGACCGTCTCCGAGGGCGTGGTCACGCTCACCGGCCGGGTCGACAGCTACGCCAAGAAGTGGGCCGCCGAGCGGGCCGCGCACCGGGTCGCCCGCGTCCGGGCGGTCGCCAACGACCTGGCCGTACGCCTCGGCACCGGCGCCGAACGCGCCGACCCGGACATCGCCGCCGCCGCCGGACACGCCCTGGAGTGGGACGCGTTCGTCCCCCTGGAAGGGCTCGACGTGACCGTCTCGCACGGCTGGGTGACGCTGCACGGCGAGGTCGACTGGGAGTACCAGCGCCACGCCGCCGAGCGGTCCGTTGCCCGGCTCACCGGCGTACGCGGGGTCAGCAACGGCATCACCGTCCGCCCCGACGTCCGGCCCGACGGGCACGCCCTGGCCGAGCGGATCGTCGACGCGCTCGCCCGCAACCGGGCCACCGAGGCGGAGCGGATCACCGTCCGGGTGCACGGCGACACGGTGGTGCTCGGCGGGCTGGTCCACTCGATGCCGGAGCGGGCGGAGGTCGAACGCACCGCCTGGAACGCGCCGGGCATCCGCGAGGTGCAGAACCACATCGCGGTCGCCCCGGTGCTCGGCTGA